The Pontibacillus halophilus JSM 076056 = DSM 19796 genome includes a window with the following:
- a CDS encoding HNH endonuclease — MAFIRHIGKGIGTVGGGLVGGAVKLAGKAVGTKNENIGQWMEDTGSTIKTASETALDNAGQFLDGAVQGTYGVITREEKHRQAGWSDVKDSSTRTLKGVGATAKYTWNSAGTTYNGIINKDNDMIIDGVKNLGKVAAVSTMAIGVIDLMDGSTVEAETINDHLVDGEHPETGVPFQEKTITLPNGDEVVGTYPVFESNYSAILPQEVYLESDDIHFRMANDSLYEAIQQNPNLASQMGMNVEDVNRLAVGDTPEGYTWHHNETPGVMQLVDEDVHENTGHTGGRVMWGGGSENR, encoded by the coding sequence ATGGCATTTATTAGACACATAGGTAAAGGGATTGGCACCGTGGGGGGCGGGCTTGTTGGAGGAGCTGTAAAACTAGCTGGCAAAGCCGTAGGCACGAAAAACGAAAATATTGGGCAGTGGATGGAAGATACCGGGTCTACTATAAAGACGGCGTCTGAGACCGCACTAGATAACGCGGGCCAATTTCTGGATGGGGCCGTGCAAGGTACATATGGAGTCATTACGAGAGAAGAAAAGCATAGACAAGCAGGTTGGTCCGATGTGAAAGACTCCTCTACTAGAACATTAAAAGGAGTCGGGGCAACCGCAAAGTATACGTGGAATAGTGCCGGTACAACGTATAACGGAATCATCAATAAAGATAATGACATGATCATCGATGGCGTGAAGAACCTAGGCAAAGTGGCTGCAGTCTCTACCATGGCGATTGGGGTCATCGACTTGATGGATGGAAGCACGGTCGAAGCTGAAACCATCAACGACCATCTAGTTGATGGTGAACACCCTGAAACTGGTGTGCCATTCCAAGAGAAAACAATCACCCTTCCTAATGGAGATGAAGTCGTTGGAACCTATCCTGTATTCGAGTCCAATTACAGTGCGATCCTCCCACAAGAAGTCTATCTTGAGAGCGACGATATCCATTTCAGAATGGCCAACGACTCCCTATATGAGGCCATTCAACAAAATCCAAATCTCGCTTCTCAAATGGGAATGAATGTTGAGGACGTCAATAGGCTTGCCGTTGGTGACACCCCAGAAGGATACACGTGGCACCACAACGAGACACCTGGAGTGATGCAGCTAGTGGACGAGGACGTTCATGAGAATACGGGACATACAGGTGGTCGCGTGATGTGGGGTGGTGGGAGTGAGAATAGGTAA
- a CDS encoding LytS/YhcK type 5TM receptor domain-containing protein, protein MLELFLPMLERLGIIVTVAFIITRFRFFRELIDQKVLNPKQHYMAILFFGLFGVIGTYTGITYDTSSSLFGNVSYTIGDSEGIANSRVIGIVAAGLFGGYRIGIGSGLIAGLHRFSLGGFTGVACGISAIVAGIVAGFFHKKKQKLKLTTALFVGALAEAIQMLIILGVSKPFTMAWDLVKEIGLPMIVANGVGSALFLLIILSVLAEEEKAGATQAQKALKLAESTIAHLRKGLNTTSAYNVCMMIYEEVNVSAIAMTDRNVILAHVGKADDHHQSLEPIQTDATKEVLQSGRMLIANHPDIQCKVPDCPLGAAVIAPLKRRNEVVGTLKFYVRSEKEISNVLLELIQGLTSLLGQQLEIAEAEKSK, encoded by the coding sequence ATGCTAGAATTATTTCTTCCTATGCTTGAGCGGTTGGGGATTATTGTAACCGTTGCGTTCATCATTACAAGATTTCGTTTCTTTCGAGAGTTAATTGATCAGAAGGTTCTTAACCCGAAGCAGCATTACATGGCTATTTTGTTCTTTGGTCTGTTTGGGGTTATTGGTACATATACGGGCATTACCTATGATACGTCTTCCTCCTTGTTTGGAAATGTGAGCTATACGATTGGAGATTCTGAGGGAATAGCCAATTCACGCGTCATCGGGATTGTGGCAGCGGGTTTGTTTGGTGGGTATCGGATTGGGATTGGGAGTGGTCTGATTGCAGGACTACACCGTTTCTCATTAGGTGGATTTACTGGGGTAGCTTGCGGGATATCTGCTATCGTTGCTGGGATTGTTGCTGGATTCTTTCATAAGAAGAAACAGAAGCTTAAATTAACCACAGCGCTATTTGTAGGAGCTTTAGCAGAAGCAATACAAATGTTAATTATTTTAGGAGTATCGAAACCATTTACAATGGCATGGGACCTTGTCAAAGAGATTGGTCTACCAATGATTGTGGCAAATGGGGTAGGGTCTGCGTTATTCTTACTCATTATCTTGAGCGTCTTAGCAGAGGAAGAGAAGGCAGGTGCCACACAGGCACAGAAGGCGTTGAAATTGGCAGAATCCACTATTGCTCACTTGCGGAAAGGATTAAATACGACGTCTGCCTACAACGTGTGCATGATGATTTATGAAGAAGTAAATGTAAGCGCTATAGCAATGACGGACCGGAATGTGATACTGGCACACGTTGGGAAAGCGGATGATCATCACCAATCTCTTGAACCGATTCAAACGGATGCGACGAAAGAGGTATTGCAGTCAGGAAGGATGCTGATTGCGAACCATCCAGACATTCAATGTAAAGTACCAGATTGTCCATTAGGTGCGGCTGTCATTGCACCACTTAAGCGAAGGAATGAAGTGGTAGGCACTCTGAAATTCTACGTGCGGTCAGAGAAAGAAATCTCTAATGTCCTGTTAGAGCTCATACAAGGTCTGACTTCATTGTTAGGACAACAACTTGAAATTGCGGAAGCTGAAAAGTCGAAATAG
- a CDS encoding sensor histidine kinase: MNARIAPLTLQPLVENCIKHGLRNKDGVGKVLVRILEQEDGVQVLVEDNGVGIHRDDLVNLGVETVHSTEGTGLGIYNVNKRLELMYGLRSTLHIQSKPGEGTAISFVIPKHPEEEHYE, translated from the coding sequence TTGAATGCAAGGATTGCTCCGTTAACCCTCCAGCCTCTTGTTGAGAATTGTATCAAGCATGGGCTCAGAAACAAAGACGGCGTGGGGAAAGTCTTAGTTCGAATCCTGGAACAAGAGGATGGAGTTCAGGTCTTGGTAGAAGATAACGGAGTTGGAATTCATCGTGATGATCTAGTTAACCTAGGAGTTGAAACGGTTCATTCTACGGAAGGTACTGGCCTCGGAATTTATAATGTGAACAAACGATTAGAATTAATGTATGGCCTTCGTTCTACGCTTCATATACAAAGTAAGCCAGGGGAAGGCACTGCGATTTCCTTTGTAATTCCTAAGCACCCTGAGGAGGAGCACTATGAATAA
- a CDS encoding 3'-5' exonuclease encodes MSQTVPETIRTSATAGERILFHTLKHYLDDDYIVYYEPDINGYRPDFVIIGPYLGLLVLEVKDYTINSLHRLTKDEWIINSSSSGLLTEKSPLKQAREYMFKIQNTLKKDVSLVHHEGRYQAKLKFPCGYGAVFTRLTQEQCIRTDLYEVIDPVFLLTRDEIDPDKDQFSEEVLIEKLLNMFQIPFRLKEPLTLEEINRIRYHLFPEVRIGKGLEQPTPYRDQLLLSLHDLGTMDIHQEKLAKQIGDKNRLIRGVAGSGKTLILASRARIIKQKHPDWNILILCYNISLSRTIESLVRHKMSEPTDLFDAARTDRNVMEGISVRNFHEWLRNDLRIKEENLPTILDKLEKGETILPKYDAVMIDEGQDFEPEWLKLIGLLLNKDTYSMLLVEDRAQNIYRRKRSYLQDTGLDFRGRSKILQINYRNTTQIVNFAWEFFQTFSETSKIVAGSLEGQEIIPPQNTKRKGPEPLIIKAESWLAEVREVALKMKELHEQKNVPYEEMLVLYRVKRTHKIGVVDTIQQTFKEMDIPSTWITESFASKRAYKKDDGTAKISTIDSSKGMDFQAVFMLNVDNMPFALEKDEKREVALMYIGMTRAIEYLTISYSAESKFTRYFDEIRNKNSQLKQLRHVHK; translated from the coding sequence ATGTCGCAAACTGTACCCGAAACCATACGTACTTCTGCTACGGCGGGCGAGAGAATCCTATTTCATACATTGAAACACTATTTAGATGATGATTATATTGTTTACTATGAACCTGACATAAATGGTTACCGGCCTGATTTTGTTATTATCGGTCCTTACTTAGGGTTGCTTGTATTAGAGGTAAAGGATTATACCATTAATAGCTTACATCGGTTAACGAAGGATGAATGGATCATTAATTCGAGTAGCAGTGGACTACTTACAGAAAAGTCTCCATTAAAACAAGCTAGAGAGTATATGTTTAAGATTCAGAACACATTGAAGAAAGATGTGAGTCTTGTTCATCATGAGGGGAGATATCAGGCGAAGCTTAAATTTCCGTGTGGATATGGAGCAGTGTTCACTAGATTAACACAGGAGCAATGTATACGAACTGACTTATATGAAGTGATTGATCCTGTCTTTTTACTTACTAGAGACGAAATTGATCCTGATAAAGACCAGTTTTCTGAGGAGGTGTTAATTGAGAAATTGTTGAACATGTTTCAGATTCCCTTTCGGTTAAAGGAACCATTGACTCTAGAGGAAATCAATCGAATTCGTTATCATCTATTCCCTGAAGTACGCATAGGCAAAGGATTGGAACAGCCTACCCCTTATAGGGATCAGTTACTATTATCCTTACACGACCTAGGGACAATGGATATCCATCAAGAGAAGTTGGCGAAACAGATTGGTGATAAGAATCGTCTAATACGAGGTGTAGCGGGTAGTGGGAAAACGTTAATTCTTGCTTCAAGAGCAAGGATTATTAAGCAGAAGCATCCGGATTGGAACATTCTAATCTTGTGCTATAATATATCACTTTCTCGCACAATCGAGTCATTGGTTCGTCACAAGATGTCGGAACCTACAGACTTATTTGATGCAGCAAGAACAGACCGAAATGTCATGGAAGGGATATCGGTTCGTAACTTTCATGAATGGCTAAGAAATGATTTGAGAATCAAGGAAGAGAACTTGCCAACTATACTCGATAAATTAGAGAAAGGTGAAACCATTCTTCCAAAATACGACGCAGTCATGATTGATGAGGGGCAAGACTTTGAGCCTGAGTGGTTAAAGCTTATCGGGCTACTGTTAAATAAAGATACATACTCTATGTTGTTAGTCGAGGACCGAGCTCAGAATATCTATCGTAGAAAGCGAAGTTATCTTCAGGACACGGGTCTTGATTTCAGAGGTCGCTCAAAGATTCTTCAGATTAATTATCGGAATACGACTCAAATCGTTAATTTTGCTTGGGAGTTCTTCCAGACCTTCTCTGAAACTAGCAAGATTGTTGCAGGCAGTTTAGAAGGACAAGAAATCATCCCACCACAGAATACAAAGCGGAAGGGGCCGGAACCTTTAATCATTAAGGCTGAGAGTTGGTTGGCTGAAGTTAGAGAAGTCGCCTTAAAGATGAAGGAACTCCATGAACAAAAAAATGTCCCATATGAAGAGATGCTTGTTCTTTACCGTGTAAAGAGAACGCACAAAATAGGTGTCGTCGATACAATTCAGCAGACTTTCAAAGAAATGGATATTCCTTCTACGTGGATTACGGAGAGTTTCGCGAGTAAAAGAGCTTATAAAAAAGATGATGGTACCGCGAAGATTTCTACGATTGATAGTAGTAAAGGAATGGACTTTCAAGCAGTATTTATGCTAAATGTAGACAATATGCCATTTGCCCTCGAGAAGGATGAGAAAAGAGAGGTGGCATTAATGTATATTGGCATGACTAGAGCAATCGAGTATTTAACAATTTCTTACTCGGCTGAGTCGAAGTTTACGAGATATTTTGACGAAATAAGAAATAAAAACTCGCAATTGAAACAGTTACGTCATGTACATAAGTAA
- a CDS encoding LytR/AlgR family response regulator transcription factor, whose protein sequence is MNKPITVIVVDDERLSREELIYLLNQHESIEVVGEAESGDVAIMKSIQLQPDVLFLDIDMPKMDGMEVAKSVQELKHSPHIVFATAYPDYAVEAFRHEALDYLLKPFDEEQLGETIERIQSRFEQTRAEAVKTSSPSKLPIEGEDGIAYLSPDEILYVGREERETKVVTRHRVYETKLPLKDVELRLHAYPFFRIHKSYLVNLNHIKRLTPWFNGAYQLELQGTDEKLSVSRNYIKDLRKELEL, encoded by the coding sequence ATGAATAAACCAATTACAGTCATCGTTGTAGATGATGAGCGCTTGAGTAGAGAAGAGCTCATCTATTTATTAAATCAGCACGAATCAATTGAAGTAGTGGGGGAAGCAGAATCAGGGGATGTCGCAATTATGAAGTCGATTCAACTCCAACCTGATGTTCTCTTCTTGGATATCGACATGCCTAAGATGGATGGGATGGAAGTGGCCAAATCCGTACAGGAGCTTAAACATTCGCCTCATATCGTATTTGCTACGGCCTATCCTGACTACGCAGTTGAGGCGTTTCGTCATGAAGCTCTCGACTACTTATTGAAACCATTTGATGAAGAGCAGTTAGGTGAAACCATTGAACGGATCCAATCGAGATTCGAGCAAACTCGTGCGGAGGCGGTGAAAACTTCAAGTCCATCAAAGCTACCAATCGAAGGTGAAGATGGGATTGCTTATTTATCACCGGATGAAATTCTATATGTGGGACGAGAGGAAAGGGAGACGAAAGTGGTTACAAGGCATCGGGTTTATGAGACGAAGTTGCCTTTAAAGGATGTGGAACTTCGACTTCATGCTTATCCCTTCTTCCGTATTCATAAGAGCTATTTAGTCAACTTGAATCATATTAAGCGTCTGACTCCGTGGTTTAATGGGGCTTATCAGTTGGAACTCCAAGGGACGGATGAGAAGTTATCCGTTAGTCGTAATTATATTAAAGACCTTAGGAAAGAACTTGAATTGTAA
- a CDS encoding DUF1456 family protein: MTNNDRFIRLRYALDLKDEEMIHIFGLGGMNVSREEVQGILTKPKPDSLGNVEETVKHETVERFLNGLITYKRGESQPKPGQPERPMITGEWINNVLLKKLKIALKLTGEEMLEVFDQAGVHVTKGELSALLRKQGHKHYKECGDKFARSFLKGLTIKYRS, encoded by the coding sequence ATGACAAATAACGACCGATTCATTAGGCTAAGATATGCTCTAGATTTAAAGGACGAAGAAATGATTCACATCTTTGGTTTGGGTGGGATGAATGTATCTAGAGAAGAGGTGCAAGGCATACTCACTAAACCAAAACCCGACAGCTTAGGTAATGTCGAGGAGACGGTGAAACATGAAACGGTAGAGAGGTTTTTAAACGGTCTTATTACTTATAAAAGAGGGGAATCGCAACCTAAACCTGGCCAACCTGAACGCCCAATGATTACTGGAGAGTGGATTAACAATGTACTATTGAAGAAGTTGAAAATTGCTCTTAAACTAACTGGTGAAGAGATGCTTGAAGTTTTTGATCAAGCTGGAGTGCATGTTACAAAAGGTGAATTAAGTGCCCTCTTAAGAAAGCAAGGCCACAAACATTATAAAGAGTGTGGCGATAAGTTTGCTCGGAGTTTCCTTAAAGGATTGACGATTAAGTATAGAAGTTAA
- the rlmD gene encoding 23S rRNA (uracil(1939)-C(5))-methyltransferase RlmD — protein sequence MPKPQPPVQKNETVEVTFEDLTHEGNGVGKIDGYPLFVPYGLPGEKAEVKVVKVKKNFGFGKLIKATEPSEHRVEPPCPVYYQCGGCQLQHMSYQMQLDMKQKQVQDAMKKIGHLEHVPVHPVMGMEDPWRYRNKVQIPVGQDGDGLKAGFYQKRSHNIIDMDQCIIQDEHNDRMVEAVRRIAEKHGISAYDEESHRGTIRHIMSRTGQATGEIMVVIVTKTKKLPHQEEIINEIVETFPNVKSIVHNVNNKRTNVILGEQTNVIYGDKYIHDKIGDVEFKISPKSFYQVNPVQTKTLYDQALKYADLKGHETVVDAYCGIGTISLFLAQQAKQVYGVEIIADAVNDAKKNAKHNHIENAEFVVGEAENVFPWWKDQGLRPDVVVVDPPRKGCDENLLNAMIEVKPEKIVYVSCNPSTLARDLRILEDGGYETQEVQPVDMFPQTSHVECVTWLKRK from the coding sequence ATGCCTAAACCACAACCGCCAGTGCAGAAGAACGAAACGGTTGAAGTGACATTTGAAGATTTGACCCATGAAGGAAATGGTGTCGGCAAGATTGACGGCTATCCTTTATTCGTCCCATATGGACTCCCAGGGGAGAAGGCAGAAGTGAAAGTCGTGAAAGTGAAGAAGAACTTCGGCTTCGGTAAGCTTATTAAAGCGACAGAGCCAAGTGAACATCGCGTGGAACCACCTTGTCCGGTGTACTACCAGTGTGGCGGTTGTCAGCTACAGCATATGAGCTATCAAATGCAACTTGATATGAAGCAGAAGCAAGTTCAAGATGCCATGAAGAAGATTGGCCACCTTGAACACGTACCTGTACATCCTGTAATGGGAATGGAAGACCCTTGGCGCTACCGGAACAAAGTCCAAATTCCAGTGGGTCAAGATGGCGACGGGCTTAAAGCCGGCTTCTACCAGAAGCGCAGCCATAACATTATTGATATGGATCAGTGTATCATCCAAGATGAGCACAATGACCGCATGGTAGAAGCGGTGCGCCGCATTGCTGAGAAACATGGAATTAGCGCGTATGATGAAGAGTCCCACCGTGGTACAATACGTCACATCATGTCCCGAACTGGACAAGCCACTGGGGAGATCATGGTAGTTATCGTGACGAAGACGAAAAAGCTTCCTCACCAGGAAGAAATCATTAACGAAATCGTTGAAACGTTCCCGAACGTGAAATCCATTGTCCATAACGTGAACAACAAACGCACAAACGTGATCCTAGGTGAGCAAACGAACGTGATCTACGGTGACAAATACATTCACGATAAAATTGGGGATGTAGAGTTTAAGATTTCCCCTAAATCGTTCTATCAAGTGAACCCAGTTCAAACGAAGACGCTATACGACCAAGCTCTTAAGTATGCAGACCTTAAAGGTCATGAAACAGTTGTAGATGCGTACTGTGGAATTGGTACCATCAGCCTCTTCCTAGCTCAACAAGCGAAGCAAGTCTATGGCGTTGAAATCATTGCAGACGCTGTGAATGACGCAAAGAAAAACGCAAAGCACAACCACATTGAGAACGCTGAATTCGTCGTTGGCGAAGCAGAGAATGTCTTCCCATGGTGGAAAGACCAAGGCCTACGTCCTGACGTCGTTGTCGTAGACCCACCACGTAAAGGGTGCGACGAGAATCTGCTTAACGCTATGATTGAAGTGAAGCCGGAGAAGATTGTGTATGTATCTTGTAATCCATCAACGCTAGCGCGCGACCTTCGCATTCTTGAAGACGGTGGGTATGAGACGCAGGAAGTACAACCGGTGGATATGTTCCCGCAGACGAGTCATGTTGAGTGTGTGACATGGTTGAAAAGAAAATAG
- a CDS encoding DUF1829 domain-containing protein, with the protein MNHKFDYLFHTKKSANKVVKLVNSLDSKNVKSILFSWDDAY; encoded by the coding sequence ATAAACCACAAGTTTGATTATTTATTTCATACTAAGAAATCAGCAAACAAAGTTGTCAAACTCGTTAACAGTTTAGATTCTAAAAACGTAAAAAGCATACTTTTTAGTTGGGATGACGCTTACTAA
- a CDS encoding phospholipase D-like domain-containing protein, whose amino-acid sequence MRHKKALALAVVVTLIATMVPMRDHATSASTVQDVVVNEIAWMGTSTSYNDEWIELYNSTGGSLSLEGWTLNATDGSPSIDLTGSIPSGGYYLLERTDDSTVSDATSDQIYTGSLSNSGEVLELRDESGAVIDTVDAWHAGDNDSNATMARQDASINGTDASNWQDGTTTYNGGLGTPKAQNSSSTGSGDPGSNGPTCDSQEHLNNVSNAAGAINVYFNKCAYTDYATSGNEANYNVNLEDRLINRINEATTSIDFATYEINLPNVVDALIAKASDGVDVRVIADAKDGSDPHYTERYQTMRLYVEEMVRGNDGKIGTADDIDVFSDSIMFAVEDQALRQQHGLPSTVTGMDYVTVGVGSGTESGYELAKGEEKSAGNYYSPGDQMHNKFAVVDGKWVFTGSWNFTVTGLYGSESNMQDGILGGNTQHVVELHSSNLADVFKTEFDEMWGASGLTPDASSANFGSRKIDNTLHTVSVGGKTVDVYFSAGDDAIGHMADYVKTSADYSSYFMIFAWSDQQLVNELKYKWEGSYNDLEGTRTGFDVKGVFDEGFWNQWWSASIEMTGRTASQTSTNNPNVRWNNPAPVYEDNEDRKMHAKTMLIDATHPGSDPTAIVGSTNWSTNGNEVNDENMLFIHDASITNQFLQEFYPRYEAAGGDIPAR is encoded by the coding sequence ATGAGACATAAGAAGGCGTTGGCATTAGCGGTCGTCGTTACATTAATCGCAACAATGGTGCCGATGCGCGACCATGCAACAAGCGCGTCAACGGTTCAAGATGTTGTGGTGAATGAGATTGCGTGGATGGGGACATCGACCAGTTACAATGACGAGTGGATTGAGTTATACAACAGTACGGGAGGGAGTCTTTCTCTTGAGGGGTGGACGTTGAATGCTACGGATGGTTCTCCTTCCATTGATTTAACAGGCTCCATTCCAAGCGGAGGATATTATTTACTAGAAAGAACGGATGACAGTACTGTATCAGATGCTACATCCGACCAGATTTACACGGGTTCGTTGAGTAACTCTGGCGAGGTGCTTGAGCTTCGAGATGAGAGTGGTGCGGTTATTGATACAGTGGACGCATGGCATGCGGGGGATAATGACTCTAATGCAACGATGGCGCGTCAAGATGCATCAATCAATGGGACGGATGCTTCCAATTGGCAAGATGGGACGACTACATATAATGGAGGTTTAGGGACACCGAAAGCTCAGAATAGTAGCTCGACAGGATCAGGTGACCCAGGGAGCAACGGACCTACTTGTGATTCACAGGAACATTTGAACAACGTATCGAACGCAGCTGGTGCGATTAACGTTTACTTTAATAAATGTGCGTACACAGATTATGCAACGAGTGGAAATGAAGCGAACTATAATGTAAACCTTGAAGATCGCTTGATTAACCGCATTAATGAGGCGACGACCTCAATTGATTTCGCAACGTATGAAATCAATTTGCCGAACGTAGTCGATGCATTGATTGCTAAAGCTTCTGATGGTGTGGATGTGCGGGTCATTGCTGATGCGAAAGACGGTAGCGACCCTCACTACACGGAACGTTACCAGACTATGCGCCTCTATGTAGAAGAGATGGTGCGTGGGAACGATGGCAAGATTGGCACGGCTGACGACATTGACGTGTTCTCTGATTCAATCATGTTTGCAGTTGAGGATCAAGCGTTACGTCAGCAGCACGGATTGCCTTCCACTGTGACAGGTATGGATTATGTCACGGTTGGCGTTGGTTCTGGAACGGAGTCAGGCTATGAATTGGCTAAAGGGGAAGAGAAAAGCGCAGGAAATTATTACTCCCCTGGCGACCAGATGCACAATAAGTTCGCAGTTGTGGATGGGAAATGGGTGTTCACAGGCAGCTGGAACTTCACCGTGACTGGCTTATATGGTTCTGAGTCCAACATGCAAGATGGTATTCTAGGCGGGAACACGCAGCACGTTGTAGAGCTTCACTCTTCTAATCTAGCAGATGTATTCAAGACGGAATTTGATGAAATGTGGGGAGCGTCTGGATTAACCCCAGACGCAAGTTCAGCCAACTTTGGTAGCCGTAAAATAGACAACACGTTGCATACGGTATCTGTTGGTGGGAAGACGGTCGACGTTTACTTCTCAGCTGGCGACGATGCCATCGGCCATATGGCGGACTACGTGAAAACGAGCGCAGATTATAGCTCTTACTTTATGATATTCGCTTGGTCAGATCAGCAGCTTGTAAATGAGTTGAAATACAAATGGGAAGGTTCCTATAACGATTTGGAAGGAACTCGAACTGGTTTCGACGTGAAAGGGGTCTTTGATGAAGGCTTCTGGAATCAGTGGTGGTCTGCGTCAATCGAGATGACAGGACGCACTGCATCACAGACATCAACAAACAATCCGAACGTGCGCTGGAATAACCCAGCACCTGTGTACGAGGACAATGAAGACCGCAAAATGCACGCGAAAACGATGCTCATTGACGCGACTCATCCAGGAAGTGACCCAACAGCCATTGTTGGATCAACAAACTGGAGCACGAACGGAAACGAAGTCAACGATGAAAACATGCTATTCATCCACGACGCGAGCATCACCAACCAATTCCTCCAAGAATTCTACCCCCGCTACGAAGCAGCCGGCGGAGACATCCCTGCACGGTAG
- a CDS encoding carbon starvation protein A, with protein MVTFLISIVLLIIGYFTYGKYVEKTFGVNTDRPTPAFSNNDGVDYLPMGEKKNALIQLLNIAGVGPIFGPILGALYGPVAFLWIVFGAIFAGAVHDYLTGMISIRNKGAHLPELAGKFLGKVMKHVVNAFSILLLLLVGTVFVTAPADLLHSMTSSWLTLPIILTAIFVYYLIATLLPIDKIIGRFYPFLGGLLVVSALGVGVGLVTTGAPIPELSLTNMHPDNAPIFPLLFLTISCGALSGFHATQTPIISRTTQQEKQGRRIFYGMMIAEGIIAMIWAAAAMSLFNGSEGLNEVLATGGPAAVVSEVSTSMLGAVGGTLAILGVIVLPITSGDTAFRSARMIIADYIHVTQSKIKNRLWIAVPLFVISFILTRIDFTLLWRYFSWANQSTAVIALWVGATYLYLSRKNYWIATIPAAFMTMATFSYILNADIGFRLPINISYIIAAFITVVVIGAFFVHARRSLEKEIPLEEEWRKIV; from the coding sequence ATGGTTACTTTTCTTATAAGTATTGTCCTTTTAATTATCGGTTATTTCACGTACGGAAAGTATGTAGAGAAGACATTTGGAGTAAACACAGACAGACCGACTCCTGCATTCTCAAATAACGATGGTGTCGATTATCTACCTATGGGTGAGAAGAAAAATGCGCTTATTCAACTCTTAAATATCGCCGGGGTAGGGCCTATATTTGGTCCAATCTTAGGAGCTTTGTATGGACCGGTTGCCTTTCTATGGATTGTATTTGGTGCAATCTTTGCAGGGGCTGTCCATGATTATTTAACAGGTATGATCTCCATTCGTAATAAAGGAGCCCATTTGCCAGAGCTTGCAGGAAAGTTCTTAGGCAAGGTTATGAAGCACGTTGTAAATGCCTTTTCTATTCTACTTCTACTATTAGTTGGTACTGTATTTGTAACTGCACCAGCCGACCTGCTGCATAGCATGACGAGTAGTTGGTTAACGCTACCGATTATTTTAACTGCCATTTTTGTCTATTATTTAATTGCTACCTTACTACCAATTGATAAGATTATTGGACGGTTCTACCCATTCCTTGGAGGGTTACTCGTAGTCAGTGCTTTAGGTGTAGGGGTTGGACTTGTCACGACTGGAGCTCCTATTCCAGAGTTGTCTCTTACCAACATGCACCCAGATAACGCACCGATATTCCCATTGCTATTCCTAACCATTTCTTGTGGGGCATTGTCCGGTTTCCACGCAACACAGACGCCTATTATTTCACGTACAACGCAACAAGAGAAACAAGGACGTCGTATCTTCTATGGAATGATGATTGCAGAAGGAATTATTGCAATGATTTGGGCGGCAGCGGCTATGAGTCTATTTAATGGTTCAGAGGGGCTTAATGAAGTGTTAGCTACTGGTGGACCTGCTGCAGTTGTAAGTGAAGTGTCGACATCAATGCTTGGCGCAGTAGGTGGAACGTTAGCAATCCTTGGGGTTATTGTACTTCCAATCACTTCTGGTGATACCGCATTCCGAAGTGCGCGTATGATTATTGCAGACTATATTCACGTAACACAGAGTAAAATTAAGAATCGTCTATGGATTGCTGTCCCATTGTTCGTCATTTCATTCATCCTAACGCGTATTGACTTTACTCTATTATGGCGTTACTTCTCATGGGCGAACCAATCAACTGCAGTTATTGCATTATGGGTGGGAGCCACTTATCTGTACTTATCACGGAAGAATTACTGGATCGCTACAATACCAGCAGCCTTTATGACCATGGCGACTTTCTCCTATATCTTGAATGCAGATATTGGATTTAGACTCCCAATCAATATTTCTTATATCATTGCTGCTTTCATTACAGTAGTCGTGATTGGAGCTTTCTTTGTTCATGCTCGTCGCTCACTTGAGAAGGAGATTCCTCTTGAGGAGGAGTGGAGAAAGATTGTGTAA